From Streptomyces asiaticus, one genomic window encodes:
- the sepX gene encoding divisome protein SepX/GlpR, producing MSSSGLIYAVIVGAWAAYLVPMWLRRQDELNEARPTERFSTAIRLLSGRAGMERRYAKSRVDLERPGDPADDPAERTAEDGDAPATGGGLAEPGRYAADPEAVTDAVDVRAFAEPVTLRAPAPTGADAPAEGPSAAAAGGASGARGAGAGGTSGARAPGAGGASGARGAGGGGWSALDRGRRARVLARRRRTTVILFIAFTLGAIVAAVGGLAFLWAPGIPAILLSAYIAYLRAQERRRFAFTMDQRHAEQAAQRLRERRRPRAHPPADGPSAEDRPADPPAPAEAEPAPAKAPSPHAAGRRALVEQTDHAEWVDQERERERGPAAGEGWEPVPVPLPTYVTAPVAPRATGSVDLAAPDAWSSARSSTVDPASAHDPAPAPDPVAAPPHGTRDRGRTPLFDQYADEDRPRAANE from the coding sequence GTGAGCAGCAGTGGCCTCATCTACGCAGTCATCGTCGGGGCCTGGGCCGCCTATTTGGTGCCGATGTGGCTTCGTAGGCAGGACGAGCTCAATGAGGCCCGTCCGACGGAACGCTTCAGCACCGCCATCCGGCTGCTGTCCGGACGGGCGGGCATGGAGCGTCGTTACGCCAAGAGCCGTGTGGACCTCGAGCGCCCCGGGGACCCGGCGGACGACCCCGCCGAGCGCACCGCCGAGGACGGGGACGCCCCCGCCACGGGTGGCGGCCTCGCCGAGCCGGGGCGCTATGCGGCCGACCCGGAAGCGGTGACCGACGCGGTCGACGTCCGGGCCTTCGCCGAGCCCGTAACCCTGCGTGCCCCCGCCCCCACGGGCGCCGACGCCCCCGCCGAGGGCCCGTCGGCAGCGGCGGCCGGGGGCGCGAGCGGTGCACGGGGCGCGGGCGCCGGAGGTACGAGCGGTGCGCGGGCCCCTGGCGCCGGGGGCGCGAGCGGTGCACGCGGGGCAGGCGGCGGAGGCTGGAGCGCGTTGGACCGCGGACGGCGCGCCCGAGTGCTCGCGCGCCGTCGCCGCACCACCGTGATCCTCTTCATCGCCTTCACCCTCGGCGCGATCGTCGCGGCCGTGGGTGGCCTCGCCTTCCTGTGGGCCCCGGGCATCCCGGCCATACTGCTCAGCGCCTATATCGCCTACCTCCGCGCCCAGGAGCGCCGTCGCTTCGCCTTCACCATGGACCAGCGCCACGCCGAGCAGGCGGCGCAGCGACTGCGTGAGCGCCGTCGTCCGCGGGCCCATCCGCCCGCCGATGGTCCCTCGGCCGAGGACCGCCCTGCCGACCCTCCCGCCCCCGCCGAGGCCGAGCCCGCCCCCGCGAAGGCGCCCTCGCCGCACGCGGCCGGGCGGCGCGCGCTGGTGGAGCAGACCGATCACGCCGAGTGGGTGGACCAGGAGCGCGAGCGCGAGCGGGGCCCGGCGGCCGGCGAGGGCTGGGAGCCGGTGCCGGTCCCGCTGCCCACCTACGTCACTGCCCCGGTCGCCCCGCGCGCCACGGGCAGCGTCGACCTGGCCGCCCCCGACGCCTGGAGCTCGGCCCGCTCCAGCACCGTCGACCCCGCCTCCGCCCATGACCCCGCCCCGGCCCCGGACCCGGTCGCCGCCCCACCCCACGGCACCCGCGACCGCGGCCGCACCCCCCTCTTCGACCAGTACGCCGACGAGGACCGGCCGCGTGCTGCCAACGAGTGA
- a CDS encoding site-specific integrase, with product MSGKRGNGEGSIYPYKNGFAAYAWVTTPDGRKKRKYVYGKTRTEVHDKWIKLHAEAKKGPVTTSAPTLEQYLTYWLREVVEPDLKPKTAETYAMHVRLYIAPGVGHKRIDKLTVRDVRTWVNDLLEQCQCCAQGKDARREEPRCCAVGRCCDQVPSRRTVQDSRAVLRSALTNAMTEELISKNVAGLVKVRSARKVKRDPWSVEEARKFLEAASTARDPLYAAYVLILVLGFRRGEVLGLTWQNVNLDAGEVTVQLQLQRIQRRLVHDETKTEASTAVLPLPAICVTALRVRRKEQEAAKQAAGELWTDSDFVFTTRYGTPIEPRNFNRSFADRTSKAGIRRIRLHDTRHTCGSLLAALDVHPRIAMQILRHSKIAVTMEIYTHVPSEATRKALRRLGKHLGKQDRK from the coding sequence ATGAGCGGCAAGCGCGGCAACGGCGAAGGGTCCATCTACCCCTACAAGAACGGCTTCGCCGCCTACGCCTGGGTCACCACCCCGGACGGCAGGAAGAAGCGCAAGTACGTCTATGGCAAGACGCGGACCGAGGTTCACGACAAGTGGATCAAGCTCCACGCGGAAGCGAAGAAGGGGCCTGTCACCACCAGTGCGCCGACGCTTGAGCAGTACCTCACGTACTGGCTGCGCGAGGTCGTGGAGCCCGACCTGAAGCCCAAGACGGCCGAGACCTACGCGATGCACGTCCGGCTCTACATCGCCCCCGGCGTCGGCCACAAGCGCATCGACAAGCTCACCGTGCGGGACGTGCGGACATGGGTCAACGATCTGCTCGAACAGTGCCAGTGCTGCGCACAGGGCAAGGATGCCCGGCGCGAAGAGCCTCGTTGCTGCGCGGTCGGCCGATGCTGCGATCAGGTCCCGTCCCGCCGTACGGTCCAGGACTCCCGTGCCGTCCTGCGTTCCGCGCTCACCAACGCCATGACGGAAGAGCTGATTTCGAAGAACGTCGCGGGACTGGTCAAGGTGCGGTCCGCGCGGAAGGTCAAGCGCGACCCCTGGTCCGTGGAGGAAGCCCGGAAGTTCCTCGAAGCAGCCAGCACCGCCCGTGATCCGCTCTACGCGGCGTACGTACTGATCCTCGTCCTGGGGTTCCGGCGCGGTGAGGTGCTCGGGCTCACCTGGCAGAACGTCAATCTGGATGCCGGGGAGGTGACGGTGCAGCTTCAGCTCCAGCGCATCCAGCGGCGCCTGGTGCACGACGAGACCAAGACCGAAGCCTCAACGGCCGTCCTGCCGCTGCCCGCGATCTGTGTCACCGCTCTCCGGGTGCGCAGGAAGGAGCAGGAAGCGGCCAAGCAAGCGGCCGGAGAGTTGTGGACGGACTCGGACTTCGTGTTCACCACCCGCTACGGGACCCCGATCGAGCCGCGCAACTTCAACCGCTCGTTCGCCGATCGGACCTCCAAGGCGGGCATCCGCCGGATCCGGCTGCATGACACCCGTCACACCTGCGGATCGCTGCTCGCCGCACTCGACGTGCACCCGCGCATCGCGATGCAGATCCTCCGGCACAGCAAGATCGCGGTGACCATGGAGATCTACACGCACGTCCCGTCCGAGGCCACCCGTAAGGCGCTGCGGAGGCTCGGCAAGCACCTGGGCAAGCAAGATCGGAAGTAG
- a CDS encoding helix-turn-helix domain-containing protein has protein sequence MTPTAITRKWHTTAEVAEMLGFGLSKTKMLVLTGEIRPVKIGRNRRILPAWVDEYVNRCAQDSTERWSA, from the coding sequence ATGACCCCGACCGCGATAACGCGTAAGTGGCACACGACGGCCGAGGTCGCCGAGATGCTCGGCTTCGGGCTGTCCAAGACCAAGATGCTTGTCCTGACCGGTGAGATCCGCCCGGTCAAGATCGGCCGGAACCGGCGCATCCTCCCGGCCTGGGTCGACGAGTACGTCAACCGCTGTGCCCAGGACAGCACCGAGAGGTGGTCCGCATGA
- a CDS encoding replication initiator, whose translation MKAPLDLRHVASLALRDLIELAHLPDFDRVQDQISRIRGCTRPVQLVGSTETRDTASGTVVRAYSTADEPTGRLLTACGNRRSSRCPSCSRLYAADTYHLIRAGLSGGKSVPETVRTHPRLFVTLTAPSFGPVHNRRTTDAGENLPCRCGTRHPADDPALGTPLSPTTYDYTGAVLWNAHAGALWARFTTYLRRELAAHLGMTQKALNAALRVSFAKVAEYQRRGLVHFHAVIRLDGPEGSNEPPPRWATADALTHAVKTAHGRVVLTAASDAIGERELRWGDQLDIREIAALGDGELTDQKVAAYVAKYATKSAEDSGTVDRSLRCPHCTGRGYQRGPDGFRDLCDECEGTGQSEPIADLPVHSHVRQMIRTAWNLGHLPEFAELKLWKWAHMLGFRGHFSSKSRRYSTTLGALRDIRRTWRTEQARTADDQPELDEETTLIVSHWQYLTSGYSPGEELLAAQVRHDIAQARDHADRRKAEGDPWL comes from the coding sequence GTGAAAGCCCCTCTGGACCTGCGCCACGTGGCGAGCCTGGCCCTGCGGGACCTCATCGAACTTGCCCACCTCCCCGACTTCGACCGCGTCCAAGACCAGATCAGCCGAATCCGCGGTTGTACCCGGCCGGTTCAGCTCGTCGGCTCCACCGAGACCCGCGACACAGCAAGCGGCACCGTTGTCCGTGCGTACAGCACCGCTGATGAGCCCACCGGGCGGCTGCTGACCGCCTGCGGTAACCGCCGCTCCTCGCGCTGCCCGTCCTGCTCGCGCCTGTACGCAGCCGACACCTACCACCTGATCCGGGCCGGACTCTCAGGCGGCAAGAGCGTGCCGGAGACCGTGCGCACGCACCCGCGCCTTTTCGTCACCCTGACCGCTCCGTCGTTCGGGCCGGTCCACAACCGCCGCACCACCGACGCGGGCGAGAACCTGCCCTGTCGCTGCGGCACCCGCCACCCCGCCGACGACCCCGCCCTGGGCACCCCACTGTCCCCGACCACCTACGACTACACCGGCGCCGTGCTCTGGAACGCCCACGCCGGAGCACTGTGGGCACGCTTCACCACCTACCTGCGCCGTGAGCTGGCCGCCCACCTCGGCATGACGCAGAAGGCTCTGAACGCGGCGCTGCGGGTCTCCTTCGCCAAGGTCGCCGAGTACCAGCGGCGCGGCCTGGTCCACTTCCACGCCGTGATCCGCCTCGACGGCCCCGAAGGCAGCAACGAGCCCCCGCCCCGGTGGGCCACCGCCGACGCCCTCACCCACGCGGTCAAGACAGCACATGGGCGGGTCGTACTCACTGCGGCTTCCGACGCCATCGGAGAACGCGAACTCCGGTGGGGCGATCAGCTCGACATCCGCGAGATCGCGGCCCTGGGCGATGGTGAGCTGACGGATCAGAAGGTGGCCGCCTACGTCGCGAAGTACGCCACCAAGAGCGCTGAGGACTCCGGAACGGTAGATCGCTCCCTGCGCTGCCCGCACTGCACCGGACGCGGCTACCAGCGCGGCCCCGACGGCTTCCGCGATCTCTGCGACGAGTGCGAGGGCACCGGCCAGTCCGAACCCATCGCGGACCTGCCCGTGCACAGCCACGTCCGCCAGATGATCCGCACCGCCTGGAACCTCGGCCACCTCCCCGAATTCGCCGAACTCAAGCTCTGGAAGTGGGCCCACATGCTCGGCTTCCGAGGCCACTTCTCCAGCAAATCCCGCCGCTACTCCACCACCCTCGGCGCACTCCGCGACATCCGCCGCACCTGGCGCACCGAACAAGCCCGCACCGCAGACGACCAGCCCGAGCTGGACGAGGAAACCACCCTCATCGTCTCCCACTGGCAATACCTGACCTCCGGCTACAGCCCCGGCGAAGAACTCCTCGCCGCCCAGGTACGCCACGACATCGCCCAAGCACGCGACCACGCCGACCGCCGCAAAGCGGAAGGGGACCCCTGGCTGTGA
- a CDS encoding DUF2637 domain-containing protein, translating to MSEDRITQRTVTVVMGIIAALAFVFSFGNVWALALRLGVPAPVAPLIAPMVDLSVVGLLVALRYLSLRGVPAEQIKAAARLMHVSGLLTLALNVAEPIVAGHYGRAAVDAVAPLLLLGWGAVGPQLLRHFHTVTHTTPTPAAPPVPAETAPAPAPEPAPAPEPVSPPVAPKPETSPVVTVPVPLLNAARTIAETYRAEHGEPISPAQLRARLGVALPLATAAHAQL from the coding sequence ATGTCTGAGGACCGGATCACTCAGCGCACGGTGACCGTGGTCATGGGCATCATCGCGGCCCTGGCCTTCGTCTTCTCCTTCGGCAACGTCTGGGCCCTGGCCCTGCGCCTCGGCGTCCCCGCCCCGGTCGCCCCGCTGATCGCCCCGATGGTGGACCTGTCCGTCGTCGGCCTCCTGGTCGCCCTGCGCTACCTGTCCCTGCGCGGCGTCCCCGCCGAGCAGATCAAGGCCGCCGCCCGGCTGATGCACGTGTCCGGGCTGCTGACCCTGGCCCTCAACGTCGCCGAACCGATCGTGGCCGGGCACTACGGCCGGGCCGCCGTGGACGCGGTCGCCCCGCTCCTCCTTCTGGGCTGGGGAGCTGTCGGCCCGCAACTCCTGCGCCACTTCCACACCGTCACCCACACCACCCCGACCCCGGCCGCGCCACCCGTTCCGGCCGAGACGGCACCGGCCCCCGCGCCGGAGCCTGCCCCGGCCCCTGAACCGGTCTCGCCCCCGGTCGCGCCGAAGCCGGAGACTTCCCCGGTGGTCACGGTGCCCGTGCCGCTGCTGAACGCGGCACGCACCATCGCGGAGACCTACCGGGCCGAACACGGCGAGCCCATCAGCCCGGCCCAGCTCCGGGCCCGCCTCGGCGTCGCACTGCCGCTGGCCACCGCCGCGCACGCCCAGCTCTGA
- a CDS encoding FtsK/SpoIIIE domain-containing protein, with protein MTVQEVFGSAPVVAGAALALIGIWALWWLVRYVRADKMTRASMRQAIGVRRRWRRLAPMVGLSVTDKTPPAVIVAPDGKVPKPRVLIPKIRVVADRYGVLVHAVCLPKVGLAEFQKAAPYLADAWRCTRVSVLPDKPGQLVIRGVRVDPLIVPTEHIPTGSVPEDLAVWDLGVDEYALPVSVSLANVPGVTVAGLPGFGKTSLVNRFICDTAPSDAVQYAVADGKVTSSHEGDYADLTERIFAFVGDDLEEANALFTRLVRLRRDRSASIRALLGVKNMWHVGPSAAWPLTVLIVDEAHTYFRDYKGSDTRTKRLAALAAENARLVEDLVKKGRNVGILVIIATQKATGDAIPTFIRDVCPVGLSFAQKTAEAAVVALGEDIRNWPDANPTALQDPAYVGVAAMAHQGRPGFARIRTPYVADADAARIATETAHLTRDPAELLEDLAASAMRVDDPLTKREAA; from the coding sequence GTGACTGTGCAGGAGGTGTTCGGGTCTGCCCCGGTTGTTGCCGGGGCGGCCCTGGCCCTGATCGGCATATGGGCCCTGTGGTGGCTGGTGCGCTACGTGCGTGCCGACAAGATGACGCGGGCGAGCATGCGGCAAGCCATCGGCGTACGGCGTCGCTGGCGTCGGCTGGCCCCGATGGTCGGGCTGTCAGTGACCGACAAGACCCCTCCGGCCGTGATCGTGGCCCCGGACGGCAAGGTCCCCAAGCCCCGGGTTCTGATCCCAAAGATCCGAGTGGTCGCCGACCGGTACGGGGTGCTGGTGCACGCGGTATGCCTGCCCAAGGTGGGCCTAGCGGAGTTCCAGAAGGCAGCGCCGTATCTGGCTGACGCGTGGCGGTGCACGCGGGTTTCGGTCCTGCCGGACAAGCCGGGGCAGCTCGTGATCCGTGGGGTGCGGGTTGATCCGCTGATCGTTCCCACCGAGCACATCCCTACCGGCTCGGTGCCGGAGGATTTGGCGGTGTGGGATCTGGGCGTGGATGAGTACGCGCTGCCGGTGAGCGTGAGCCTGGCCAACGTGCCCGGTGTGACTGTGGCCGGGTTGCCCGGCTTCGGTAAGACGTCTCTGGTCAACCGGTTCATCTGCGATACGGCGCCGTCCGATGCGGTTCAGTACGCGGTGGCCGACGGGAAGGTGACCTCATCCCATGAGGGTGACTACGCCGATCTGACCGAGCGGATCTTCGCGTTCGTCGGTGACGATCTGGAAGAGGCGAACGCGCTGTTCACGCGGTTGGTCAGGCTCCGGCGGGACCGGTCGGCGTCCATCCGCGCTCTGCTGGGCGTGAAGAACATGTGGCACGTCGGGCCCTCGGCGGCCTGGCCGTTGACCGTGCTCATCGTGGACGAGGCGCACACCTACTTCCGTGACTACAAGGGGTCGGACACGCGGACGAAGAGGCTCGCCGCGCTGGCTGCGGAGAACGCGCGGCTGGTGGAGGACCTGGTGAAGAAGGGCCGTAACGTCGGCATCCTGGTGATCATCGCGACGCAGAAGGCGACCGGGGATGCCATCCCCACCTTCATCCGGGACGTGTGCCCGGTCGGCCTGTCCTTCGCCCAGAAGACCGCTGAAGCGGCCGTGGTCGCGCTGGGGGAGGACATCCGCAACTGGCCCGACGCCAACCCGACCGCGCTCCAGGACCCTGCCTATGTCGGGGTGGCGGCCATGGCGCACCAGGGGCGGCCCGGCTTCGCGCGCATCCGCACGCCGTACGTGGCCGACGCTGACGCTGCCCGCATCGCCACCGAGACAGCGCACCTGACCCGCGACCCCGCCGAACTGCTGGAAGACCTGGCTGCCTCGGCGATGCGGGTGGACGACCCGCTCACCAAGCGGGAGGCGGCCTGA
- a CDS encoding SCO3933 family regulatory protein, with amino-acid sequence MAMTRIRVGLLPSTQFIAGTLPVPKIKDPNTGEVATDRDTGETLHTLTVFLMEEGRAEQMKITVPESGLPGGLQPGMPVRVAELFATPWARLFNGQLSDGVAYRAAALELVK; translated from the coding sequence ATGGCTATGACGCGTATCCGCGTGGGGCTGCTGCCCTCCACCCAGTTCATCGCTGGCACCCTCCCGGTGCCGAAGATCAAGGACCCCAACACGGGTGAGGTCGCCACCGACCGGGACACCGGGGAGACCCTGCACACCCTGACCGTCTTCCTCATGGAGGAAGGCCGCGCCGAGCAGATGAAGATCACCGTTCCCGAGAGCGGCCTGCCGGGCGGTCTCCAGCCGGGCATGCCGGTGCGGGTGGCGGAGCTGTTCGCCACTCCGTGGGCGCGGCTCTTCAACGGGCAACTGTCCGATGGTGTGGCCTACCGGGCGGCGGCGCTGGAGCTGGTCAAGTGA
- a CDS encoding GntR family transcriptional regulator, with protein sequence MSLPRDAHTPPYRLVADELRQQIRTGRIKPGERVPSSRDLEAKYDIANMTARSALRVLRDEGLIYSTPGRGNFVVDPLPPESGDGLGADGLESQRQMPSAEYLELSGRLDDLNAKVDDLMGFLQQLANFTERQQKG encoded by the coding sequence ATGAGCCTGCCGAGGGATGCCCACACCCCGCCTTACCGGCTGGTCGCGGACGAACTGCGCCAGCAGATCCGCACCGGCCGCATTAAGCCGGGTGAACGCGTCCCGTCATCTCGCGACCTGGAAGCCAAGTACGACATCGCGAACATGACCGCGAGGTCTGCGCTGCGTGTTCTCCGCGACGAGGGGCTGATCTACTCCACGCCAGGGCGGGGGAACTTCGTTGTTGACCCGCTGCCCCCAGAGTCGGGGGATGGCCTGGGGGCAGACGGGTTGGAAAGTCAGCGGCAGATGCCCAGTGCCGAGTATCTGGAACTCTCTGGCCGATTGGATGACCTCAACGCCAAGGTTGACGACCTCATGGGGTTCCTCCAGCAGCTAGCCAACTTCACCGAGCGTCAGCAGAAGGGGTAG
- a CDS encoding DUF6415 family natural product biosynthesis protein, producing the protein MSAAVQRAGEQQDEVDVEEIKRTIVNALVTRTVLPPYEELRDLHTALLGHIHTLMPLAETRIDRLNRGTVAWYSKRSRLNTIPHEVRQGLGSGLRSAEWHVRSLGYTCQFLLNNSGLAQEGDG; encoded by the coding sequence ATGAGCGCGGCGGTGCAACGCGCAGGCGAGCAGCAAGACGAAGTGGACGTCGAGGAGATCAAGAGGACGATCGTCAACGCCTTAGTGACGCGGACGGTACTGCCGCCGTACGAAGAACTGCGCGACCTGCACACAGCGTTGCTGGGGCACATTCATACGTTGATGCCGCTGGCAGAGACGCGGATCGACCGTCTGAACCGGGGCACTGTGGCCTGGTACTCGAAGCGCAGCAGGTTGAACACCATCCCGCATGAGGTGCGTCAGGGGCTGGGCTCCGGCTTGCGGTCGGCTGAGTGGCACGTTCGGAGCTTGGGCTACACGTGTCAGTTCCTGCTCAACAACTCCGGTCTCGCCCAGGAAGGCGACGGGTGA
- a CDS encoding transcriptional regulator: protein MGSDFAAITAAHRRLYWSVQPSQLHATVVEHTRLGTALIGETSGRCRTALAAALAESYLLAGRIDFFDLQQPNAANNAFVRGLQAAGEADDALLGAAILAHTAFIPGWEGHREDAEERMSAARAYARRGNAPAMMLAWLDAVEAECMTRCNDTRTALRLISHAEGVLAEGDTDEPCPVWMDWFSPVRLAAFKGNTQLIAGHTAQARTTLLGVLDNLPADDGKQRTIILGDLAAVEAAAGRPEEACRWANEALDQLSVTWYAVGMDRIRDVRKRLHAWRDEPYVRSLDDRMYGWGTTVSALQR, encoded by the coding sequence GTGGGCAGTGACTTCGCCGCGATCACGGCCGCTCACCGACGCCTGTACTGGTCCGTGCAGCCCTCCCAACTCCACGCCACCGTTGTGGAGCACACACGTCTGGGCACAGCGCTCATTGGTGAGACGTCCGGCCGCTGCCGTACGGCCCTGGCCGCCGCACTCGCCGAGTCCTACCTTCTGGCCGGACGTATCGACTTCTTCGACCTCCAGCAGCCCAATGCCGCGAACAACGCGTTTGTGCGTGGCCTCCAGGCCGCAGGGGAAGCCGATGACGCGCTCTTGGGAGCGGCGATCCTGGCGCATACCGCGTTCATCCCAGGCTGGGAGGGCCACAGGGAAGACGCCGAAGAGCGCATGTCTGCTGCCCGTGCCTACGCCCGCAGGGGCAACGCCCCCGCGATGATGCTGGCTTGGCTTGACGCCGTTGAGGCCGAGTGCATGACCCGGTGCAACGACACCCGTACGGCGCTGCGCCTGATCTCCCACGCCGAAGGCGTACTGGCCGAAGGCGATACGGACGAGCCATGCCCGGTGTGGATGGATTGGTTCAGCCCCGTCCGCCTCGCCGCGTTCAAAGGCAACACCCAGCTGATCGCCGGACACACGGCCCAGGCCCGGACCACGCTGCTGGGAGTCCTCGACAACCTGCCCGCCGACGACGGCAAGCAGCGGACCATCATCCTCGGCGACCTGGCGGCCGTGGAGGCCGCAGCCGGTAGGCCAGAGGAAGCCTGCCGATGGGCCAACGAAGCGCTCGATCAGCTCAGCGTCACTTGGTACGCCGTCGGCATGGACCGGATCCGCGACGTACGCAAGCGACTGCACGCATGGCGCGACGAACCGTACGTCCGCAGCCTGGACGACCGCATGTACGGCTGGGGAACGACCGTCAGCGCTCTTCAGCGCTGA
- a CDS encoding HAD family hydrolase, translated as MIRAVVFDVGECLVDETREYGTWADWLGVPRHTFAAAFGAVIAQGRDYRETFQVFRPGFDLYEEREKRAQAGQPEHFDDSDLYADVRPTLAALRDTGLWVGIAGNQTVRAGGILRSLDLPADFIATSDDWGVSKPDPAFFSHVADAAPCPAEEILYVGDRLDNDIRPADKVGMKTALVRRGPWATIQWDEPDAVAVPTFRVHSLAELPELVASLSAEER; from the coding sequence ATGATCCGAGCTGTGGTTTTCGATGTTGGTGAGTGCCTGGTCGATGAGACGCGCGAGTACGGCACGTGGGCGGATTGGCTGGGGGTGCCCCGGCACACGTTCGCGGCGGCGTTCGGCGCTGTGATCGCTCAGGGTCGGGACTACCGCGAGACGTTCCAGGTCTTCCGCCCTGGGTTCGATCTGTACGAGGAGCGGGAGAAGCGGGCTCAGGCCGGCCAGCCTGAGCACTTCGATGACAGCGATCTGTACGCGGACGTCCGTCCGACGCTGGCGGCGCTGCGGGATACCGGTCTGTGGGTGGGGATCGCGGGCAACCAGACCGTGCGGGCCGGGGGCATACTGCGCTCGCTCGACCTCCCGGCCGACTTCATCGCCACGTCCGACGACTGGGGCGTGTCCAAACCCGATCCGGCGTTCTTCTCCCACGTAGCGGACGCGGCTCCCTGCCCGGCCGAGGAGATCCTTTACGTGGGTGACCGGCTGGACAACGACATCCGCCCGGCGGACAAGGTGGGCATGAAGACGGCGCTGGTCCGGCGTGGGCCGTGGGCGACGATCCAGTGGGACGAGCCGGATGCTGTCGCGGTGCCGACCTTCCGTGTGCACAGCCTCGCCGAGCTGCCGGAGCTGGTTGCCAGTCTCAGCGCTGAAGAGCGCTGA